The Setaria viridis chromosome 6, Setaria_viridis_v4.0, whole genome shotgun sequence genome includes the window TAACGATGGCGAGTAGACCCTGCTCCAGAGAGAAACTACCTGAACTTGATGTGATGACCTttgtggagccatcttcttcatagataggTGACAGAGATGTTCCTTCCTAGTAcaggagagtgtcgaggtaggcgacaaggcgtgacttgTCATCCTTGGTGAGagtaggtggcttcatgttgggccagtagatgaatctgccttgtagAGTGGACATAATTACTAGGccctgctgtggacctgataaaggagtctcttCATCTTGATCCAAGTAGTAGTCGGGGTCCTCGACCAAATtcgagttgaattgtgatctggatagggtGTCTTGGTAGACAGCCCTCGAGTTTTGGAGTCTTAATGGGAATCGACTTGTGTTGTAGGCCGATTCACACGATGGCCTGAGCGCCCGGTCGTGGGAACTAGTCCAACTATTGGGAGAAGCCAAGTTGTACTCAAACTCATCCCTGGATCCTCGaaagaggtcaaaaatttcattgaatttttcaatgaaaCCCTCCAGATCTTggcgatggaggttgatgtcgGACTGCTTCTCCTCCGGGGTCGACGCGATGTGGCGCTCGAAACTTCCAACGCCGTTTGCGATGCAAACCAAGGAGCCAAATATGAATGTCACGCCCGCTTCGAACGcgatggtgggcttgatgatgactggagccatcgaGCTCGCCAGTGGATCtttagcgagatcccctacctggcgcgccaactgtcaatgtttaaacccagcaacctaccgagggggtacccgaggtagtgttttatgcgtggggctcgctgaagatcaagaactcgatggtgaactcaaatacacgatttagacaggttcgggccatttatgttgcgtaataccctacgtcctgtgtgttggttggattgtattgattaaagttgtttggagggggtccctgcctcaccttatattgccgggggtagggttacaggtcggttgtttacaagaatactattcagattcgactagagagtcctactctaattcgttcgagtagtttcctaagcctcgactagttcttgtcctccacatagACCACGCCGTCTTGCACCttagtctccatgtctaacacaTCTCGGTGTACAGTCCCGTATTATACGATTGTCCAAACCTTTCGGTGgctccatagatgtatggccgacgtGATCATGAcatgatctttcttgtgtaaggtgagGGGTTTTGGGATCTGGACCGGAGGtatagatttaaagatgctttttactaggatcatatctgtgttgctttgctatccatgctcagaattacaacatatacaTAGTCTAAGTTGCTCTATATTGGTTATCTGGCTCTCCCtattatctgtctgtacatgcttagtagattggatctgaatctctcataaacaagTTAATACTAAGAATGCTACAccactagaaaaatgacctctcaTCCACAACCTCAGTACCGGTCacatttggacccggtactaatattagcattagtaccgactTCAAATTTGAGATCGCCtggaggccctttagtaccgggtggagctcccaccagGTACTAaaggctttagtaccgggtggcaccacccggtactaaaccgccagcccctcccccctctctccctctctctcatcaATAATTCTTATCCTGCTGCTCCCATCTGCGCATTCTctatctctctttctctctctcccgtctGCTCCCCTCCCTTGTCCTCCCCACACTTCATCTCCTCTCTCGCAGCAGTGCGACGCAGCGCCaccctctgcctcccctcccctcccccctccgcgcgccatcggggcgaggtgaggtgaggtggtggcggccatCAGGGTGGCGGGGAGCGGCCGTCAGAGCAGCGGCGGGTGGGCGGGAGCGGGCGTGGAGgccagcggcgggggcggaggaggccggcggaggtggagaaggcggagggggccggtggcggcggagaaggggcggaggaggcggagaaggaTGGTGGGGCCGATGGTGGAAGGAGGCCGGGGCTGGCGGGAGCCGGTGGggggatttgttttttttaattttttaataccctttagtaccggtactaaaggacccccctctagtatcggattgctagtaccggttgcacaaccatTACTAGAGGGGGTTTACGGACCGGTACTAGAGGcaatttctctactagtgctagttgaaatagatcttgtgatataagttccacggattgataaatcttggagGAATACTTTAaaggaagagctacaactgatccatatGCTTTCGGTTCACAATTGGTGTGCTAACAGCTGTCAACACAGTCCTTGATCCCAGGAGTGTTTTGCCAACTGCCGACATGAAGAAATGAAATAGGATTTCGGACAAGTGGTGGAATTGAGAGGTCGATTTTTCAATGAGCAAAGAGGAAAATCAAATTTTTAAGGAATTAGCTCAAATGATTTAGAAGTAAGTATTCCTTTCATTCACGAGTTGCACACTAGTTCAGAAGGATTCATGAGGTGATCATAAAAAATTTGTAAGATAGCTTAAAGAAAAGGTACACTGGTACGCCCTCTCATCCAACGAACCCGCAATCGCTGTCTCTAACTAAATGTTCAAATGAGGTCGTGTACAACAACCTTAACAGGACCTACCTCATCACTAGAGCTGTATAAGTCAGAAGCTCCACGTACCGTTCTAAAGTCGAGGGTATGATTTGATGATTGGTTTTGGTAGGGTGGCTGGTCAACTATATGCACCTCTAGGAATTAGTGCGTGAATTGCGATCCAAAAACTGACGCATGGGATGCACCCTTGAGTGGAGAATGGAAGAAGGGAACATAGCATGTCACAAGAGCTAAGGTGAGGGGGCCATTCCTTAAGTATGGCAAAAACAACTTTTATCATTTATATATCAATAGGTGCAAATCAATTCCCGGACTAGTTAAATCGGTACACTAATCATCCCATCTTAATCTCAACTTAAATAAAGATGTAATGCCATATGATAACGGTTTAGGTGCGGGATAAGAGGGCATAGCTTCCTCATGTCGTGTGAATTGTTCAAATGCACGCACTTCAATTCTACATGATTTTACCATGAATCTCAAATTTTATAAGACAGTCAATTTAATGCATCTATTTTGGTTTTACATAGCAAAGCAATCAACAATATGTATGAACAAACACTTTGTACTGGACAAAAGAGTTAACAAACATATCAAAAcacatgtatgatttaacaaAAAAGACCAACATAAAGATAAATGAATCACCAAAAAATGTCAAAAAGCTTTGGCTTGTATTTAAGTTAACAAGTTTATGGCATTGTGGATTAGTTAGCATATGACATGGCTAAGTAGTGATAAGTCAAATAATTACGCAGCCTAACCTATATTCACTTAGTGCTAAACTGTTGTTAAGTTGAGGTGGGGGATGACTAGTGCATCCATTCACTTATTTAAGGGGTTAATTTGcgaatttttattttatttcaacccttttaaatctaaaattttataaataaccCCTCCTGATCTATATTTCCAAGAAGTAGCTCTTTTGGTCACGCAAACTCTTTATCGCGACTAATACTTAGGTCACGCCACCTGCAATGGCATGACCAATATGCCACAATGGCATAAACAAAAATCGACTACAATGTAGAGTTGATGTGGCGAGCTATTCACACCACACCATCTGGCATGACTAAAGGCACGGTCACACCAGATAACATGGCGTGACCAGCTCTTTGAGCTGCTAGCTGCCTGCCTGCACCATCAAGGGCATCAACATACATATCACTTTGCCTATTTCGTTCTCCCATTTTTATTAGCTAATGACCTTCTAAATTCGCTAAACTCAAACTATAATCTATAGAGCGCATACATTCCATTTTAAGTGTTTGCACTCCAAAACATGGTGTGAAAATTTGGAAATCCAATTTCTAAATAAACAAAGTGTTATTAGTTGTACCTATAGAGATCAAAATCAAGTGATGGAAACTTTGATTCAGTTATTCGTCCACGCTCTACGGCTCTAGTGCACATCATTTGTATCATCTGTAAACATCTCATGGTGTTtgtttggtatttttttttatctttttgggAAGTATTTTGTGTTCTTAACTGGGAAGGAAATCATATTTATTGCTTGTGAATCGTAATTAAGAGTTGTAGTGGATTAAGTTGGTATGAATGatctttgtgaattgtgatttgtCGATGTGATCGTACGTTGAACAAAATTGATGTGGTCGAGGTGGATCGAGCCAAGCCAAACTAGCTTTTCTGCTCGTTAATGAGCCGAATGGAGCTAGCTCTTTTAGACAACAAGCCACATCAAGTTGAGCCGAGCCGGCTCGTTAACCACCCCATGTCCAAACGCATGCCGCACATACGCCTACATCGTCCAAGCTCTTGCTATCTTTCTTAGGTGATGGCTACAATTCGATGCAACAATGTCCTTAGGTGTAGACGACTACAATTCGTAGCAACAGTGTCCTTAGGTGTAGATCTTTACAGTTTGTAGCATCAGTTTCATCAGGTGTAGACGGTTACAATTCATAACGACAGCCGGCTACGTTTGTAGCAACAATGCTCGGATCTAAATAGCTATATTTCTACATAGCGACAGTGTCCTCCTCACTGCAGGATGAGGGGCGGCTGCAGGAGGCCCATCTTGGCCACAAGGAATTTTGACAGGAGCCTGCGCCCGGAGGGGAAGAGGCACGGGCCGGtggaggtgaggggcgagccaGCAGAGGTGAGCCAACAGCAGCCAAGGAAGGGGGCAGGGGAACGAGGAGAGGAGTGGTGGGAGGTTGGAGGGAGGGGTAGTATAGATAAATCTCTCTTCAACTAGCATTTAGATAGTGGATCCAAGCACCCATTACCTGGCTAAAAAAGTCCCCAAACTTTAGATGGGTGGATCCAAAAATAGGGCCTAAGACCCGCTTCTGGAAATCTTCGTAATTATGTGTGTTAGTTTCTCTGAATCAGCATCTTCACCAGCTATCAAAACATTAACTCGAAATAATATCAAAGCAATAATTTACTATGACACGGCGATGACGCTATCGTCACGGGGTCTCCGCAAATTAAAGCCACCGATAACTCATATGTTCCACCCATATTATATCTACACTAGCTCCATATTGTATATGGATGACAACAACAAACGTAACAACCAACGCAGCTTAACTGGAGGTTTATCAAACATACTTTGTGGATGTAAATAACTGTACGCACCCAACAGACCTCAGGGATTGACAAACTGGACATTCTCTACAAGTTATATCCTTAAGTATTGACACTGAAAACGGAAGAAAGCCTCAGGAATTGACAAACTAGACATTCTCTACAAGTTATATCCTTAAGTATTGATGCTGAAAATGGAAGAAGATAAAATTTTCACATGCCATGTATTTATAATTTTGTATCATCACGAAATTAATGAAATGTATCTCTCACAAATATAGGTATGTGCCCATCCTATTTCTTGTCTTCCTTTGTTTTCATGAAGTAAGCTCATGATTAGAATCTAGTATCGATAAACTCCTTCCTAAGAATCCCTCAATTTTGTAAGAACCGGACAATTAGCCTTTTagaaattatttattatttattacaCTATATTTTGGAGTGCAAACATTTAAAATGGAACGTATGCATTCTATGGATCATACTTGTCAAGTGTAATGAATTTACAAGGTCATTAGCTAATTAAAATGGGGAACAAAATTGGCAAAGTGATCTGTATTTTTATGTACTAAAATTCTAAATGACAATTATTATATATTCTAGTAAAAAATGGACTTGTACATGTAAAATAACATCTTAGAGCACTTAAAACTCCAAGTTTTGAAATCGTAATTTCATATGGTCTCATATATTCTAGTACAAACCAAGCTATTAGTATGAGTCCAATAGCACTTAGCCTATTTTGAAAttagattttttattttcaacGTCAAATTTTAGAGTGCAAAcgcatatatattatatttgtcAAGTTTCAAGAATTTAAAAGCTCATTAGCTAGTTAAAACAGAGAACTGAATAAGACTTAATTAACTGAAATTTTGTGCACTTAAGCTAGCAACCTGACTGTTGCTTGTCACGCCAGGATGCATGGCGTGACTCCTTTGTGAGTCATGCCAAATTGCTTGGCATGACCAGCACCGTCTCATTTGGACACGTCCGCATCACGTGGAAATCAATTTTGTGTTACACTAATATGGTATTTTAGTCACACCAATTGAATCGCGTCACAGAACTCGGGGCGATCAAAAGGgctattttttggaaatataGATCGGGAGGAATTATTTATAACATTTTAGATTAAAAggggttaaaattaaaaaaaatattaatttgcACCGATCGATAACATTAGGATTGAAAGTCACGCTTGTACTATACTTTAggatgaaaatatattttttccttGGTACAGTCCCCAAATAGTTATATTCGTGATCAGCATAACTGTTTATATGTCATTGACTATTTTTAGTAGACTTATTTACCCTCCCTGTGAAAGCAAATCTCGCGATTAAGGGCAAATCGTGTGGGCGTCTGTGAGTCTGCTGGAAAAATCACAAGAACAGAAGACGCCAAAGAAAAACGAGAGGATAACATGCAAAAACCCAACCCTCCCAAGAACCTGTCCTCTCCTTTCCCCTCCCATGGAGCTCCTCCcggctcccctcccctccgtccTCCCCAGACCACATCAATTCCCGCCCCAACCCGCCTCCAGGCCCCGTCATGGCCGCCTCCAAGAACCCATCATGGCGTTCGCGCAAGCTCCTCCCCTCGCGTTTCCACTTCAAGAAGCAAGAAGCAGCTCCCAAGCCCCTCGCCACAGCACCCGTCCCCCCGCCCAAGAGCCAAGAACCCACTCGCCGCCTGGTCTTTCACTTCGCAGCGAGCCCCGGATTGTCTCGGATACGAAGCTCATCACGATGCACTCCTGCGCCGGGCGTCTGGTCGACGCCCGCATGGTTTTCGACGGAATGGCGCGGCGGGATCTGCTCTCCTGGTCGGCCATGATCGGGGCCTACGCCATCAGGGGTATGTACAGCGAGGTCATTGCGCTCGCAGTGACTATGGTCAGGGAAGGGGTCATTCCGGACAGATTCTTGATTACCCGGATTTTACAAGCATGTGCGTACACCGAGGACTTGGAGCTCGGGATGGCGATGCATTCCCTGGCTATTCGGAAAGGGTTCATGGGGAGAGTAAGGGATGTGCCAGTCGGTAACTCGGTGCTCGCAATGTATGTGAAGTGCGGAGAATTGGGGCGTGCACGTAGGGTGTTTGAGAAAATGAGGCAGCGGGACTTGGGCACATGGAACTCGATGATTTTTGGGTGTTGCCGGTCCAATGAATGGGAGGAGGCGCGGAGGCTGCTTGATGATATGAGGAGTGAAGGTACAGAGCCTGGGGTTGTCACGTGGAATACATTGATTTCGAGCTATGCAAGGTCTGGGGATCTTGATGTGGCCAtggagctgctggagcagaTGGAGGAGTCTGGAGTTGCTCCAGATGTTGTCACCTGGACTAGCCTTGTGTCTGCATTTGTCCACAGTGATAGGGGGGATGAGGCACTTCAGTGTTTCATCCGGATGCGTCTTGCTGGAGTCGAACCAAATGGTATGACAATTGCAAGTGCCATCTCAGCTTGTGCAAGTTTGAGGTTACTCAGTCAGGGAATGGAGCTCCATTGCCATGCAATTAAGGTTGGGAGTGTGAACAATGTGCTCTCGGGGAACTCCTTGGTTGACATGTATGCGAAATGTGGAGAAATTGTTGCTGCTATGAGAATATTTAATGAGATACCTGAAAAGGATATCTTCTCCTGGAATTCAATGGTTGCAGGGTATGCACAAGCAGGCTATTGTGGCAAAGCATATGAGCTTTTCTGTAAGATGGAGAGCCTTGGTGTTCGGCGCAATGTGATTACATGGAATATAATGATCTCAGGATACATACGAAATGGGGATGATGAGAGAGCCTTTGAACTATTCCAGATGATGGAAAGCTGTGGAGTAAAAAGGGATACAGCTTCGTGGAACATACTCATTGCGGGTTCAGTGCATAATGGTCATTTGGATAGAGCCCTAAGAATATTTCGGCAGATGCAAGCACTTCTGGTGAGGCCAGATTACATTACAATCCTAAGTATCATTCCAGCATTTGCGAACTTAGTTGCAGCTTGGAAAGTACGGGAGATCCATGCCTGCATTTTTCACCACAATTTAGAAATGGATGGCAAAATTGAAAATGCACTCATCCATGCCTATTCAAAATCTGGCGATCTTGCTGGTGCTTGTGCTGTTTTTGATAGGCACTCATCAAGGAACACTATTTCTTGGAATTGTATCATTCTTGCACACTTGTTGCATGGTTCTCCAAATGAAGCATTGGATCGCTTCTGTCAAATGAAACAAGAAGGTGTGCTGCCAGATCATACAACCTTGACTGCCGTAATCAAGGCCTATGGCCTCAAGGGAAAGGTATCTGAAGCCAAAGGAATATTTTACAACATGACTCACGATTACAACATTACTCCAGATTTAGATCATTATGTAGCTATGGTTGATCTTCTTGGCCGCTTAGGGAGATTAGAAGAAGCATATGAGCTTATTGATGAGATGCCACTCATACCCAATTTAGCAATCTGGGAGGCATTGCTTACTGCTGCAACAGTTCATGGAAATGTAAGGCTGGCAAACCTGGCTGCAAGAGAGCTGTTGTCAATTGAGTCCAGCGACCCTAGAATTCAAAGGCTGGTTTATAATCTGCAGGACCTAGCTGGAAAGTTTGTTGATTTGCCACAGACGATGTTATCCAACAAAGGAAGAGAGTTGGAAGAGGTTGATAGCTGTTCTGTTGAAATTAAGAACAAGGTCTATTTGTTCTCAACTGGTGACAATTTTGTGTTAGAGCGTACAGTAGCCGAACTGAAGTTGATTATGATTCAGATTGGAATCTCAAAGCTGAATATCAGCAACGGGATTCCAGAtgttgaagaagaggaggaagaattATCTGCAATACATTGTGAGAAGCTAGCAATTGCATTTGCAATTTCAAATTCCCCTCCTTTCAGAACCATACGGATAATAAAAAATGTAAGGATGTGTCGCCATTGCCACACCTTTGCCAAACTTGTTTCAGAAAAATACAAGCGGCAAATACTGATCAAGGATTCAAATTGTTTGCATAAGTTTAAGGGTGGAAAGTGCTCCTGTGAAGATTATTGGTGAATACAACTGATGCAAGTGTACGGAACAAAAGATGCTGTCAATTGACCAATGACTGTACAGGAAATACACATAGTTGACCATCTGAATTGATGGTGTTCAATTTGTTTGATATCACTTATGTGGTACCAAAGATATCTTGAAGATTTCAACATTGATACAAAAGTAGGTGTTGTTTACAAACCTTCCTTTTTTCCCTTACATGAATCCATCAGCTTATTGTGCTGAATACAACTCCTCATTC containing:
- the LOC117860906 gene encoding pentatricopeptide repeat-containing protein At1g19720 — its product is MELLPAPLPSVLPRPHQFPPQPASRPRHGRLQEPIMAFAQAPPLAFPLQEARSSSQAPRHSTRPPAQEPRTHSPPGLSLRSEPRIVSDTKLITMHSCAGRLVDARMVFDGMARRDLLSWSAMIGAYAIRGMYSEVIALAVTMVREGVIPDRFLITRILQACAYTEDLELGMAMHSLAIRKGFMGRVRDVPVGNSVLAMYVKCGELGRARRVFEKMRQRDLGTWNSMIFGCCRSNEWEEARRLLDDMRSEGTEPGVVTWNTLISSYARSGDLDVAMELLEQMEESGVAPDVVTWTSLVSAFVHSDRGDEALQCFIRMRLAGVEPNGMTIASAISACASLRLLSQGMELHCHAIKVGSVNNVLSGNSLVDMYAKCGEIVAAMRIFNEIPEKDIFSWNSMVAGYAQAGYCGKAYELFCKMESLGVRRNVITWNIMISGYIRNGDDERAFELFQMMESCGVKRDTASWNILIAGSVHNGHLDRALRIFRQMQALLVRPDYITILSIIPAFANLVAAWKVREIHACIFHHNLEMDGKIENALIHAYSKSGDLAGACAVFDRHSSRNTISWNCIILAHLLHGSPNEALDRFCQMKQEGVLPDHTTLTAVIKAYGLKGKVSEAKGIFYNMTHDYNITPDLDHYVAMVDLLGRLGRLEEAYELIDEMPLIPNLAIWEALLTAATVHGNVRLANLAARELLSIESSDPRIQRLVYNLQDLAGKFVDLPQTMLSNKGRELEEVDSCSVEIKNKVYLFSTGDNFVLERTVAELKLIMIQIGISKLNISNGIPDVEEEEEELSAIHCEKLAIAFAISNSPPFRTIRIIKNVRMCRHCHTFAKLVSEKYKRQILIKDSNCLHKFKGGKCSCEDYW